Proteins encoded within one genomic window of Vidua macroura isolate BioBank_ID:100142 chromosome 2, ASM2450914v1, whole genome shotgun sequence:
- the LOC128803473 gene encoding uncharacterized protein LOC128803473, translating to MDFSSPFTLLCLLVIITVTQGSVIWTGALSGDSAVFSLEIQSLQNFSSMSKEDKKCSTTVLNDTLLAKCGTSASRWLNLENGSLVLRSVEKDDEGKYGFVFQNTIRNFTLEVFEPTIGIQCFPDGTAELSCNMASNEILVFRWLLNGTHLKAEGACIKDAGKKVHLGRTEPGEFVCEILKGNSVTRTRPITLSCSYDLLRYPGFIYILAGCAAGVLILVVALPAAICCCMKRRHKFIPVPSEEEKDDGLTMSVVSGEGTKSPPNGDRVEAQAAQTDRPPKPDAAQIGQGVEPQALAGENLPVQIEAEEVPDAEVLVDMESQEDASDCFPDPTDD from the exons ATGGATTTCAGCTCTCCTTTtactctgctctgcctgctggtgATAATAACTGTTACTCAAG GCTCTGTCATCTGGACTGGTGCGCTCAGCGGTGATTCAGCAGTCTTTTCTTTGGAAATCCAAAGCCTGCAGAACTTCTCCAGCATGAGCAAGGAGGATAAGAAATGCTCTACAACTGTCCTTAATGATACCTTGTTGGCCAAGTGTGGCACTTCTGCCAGTAGATGGCTGAACTTAGAGAACGGCTCCCTAGTGCTGAGGAGCGTGGAGAAAGATGATGAAGGAAAATACggatttgtttttcagaacaCCATCAGAAATTTTACACTGGAAGTATTTG AGCCGACCATTGGTATCCAGTGCTTCCCTGATGGAACTGCAGAGCTGTCCTGCAACATGGCCAGCAACGAGATCCTGGTCTTTCGGTGGCTGCTGAATGGCACCCACCTGAAAGCCGAGGGGGCTTGCATTAAGGATGCTGGCAAGAAGGTTCACCTGGGCAGAACTGAGCCTGGGGAGTTTGTGTGTGAAATTTTGAAGGGGAACAGTGTCACGAGGACCAGACCCATTACGCTGTCTTGCAGCTACG ACCTGCTGCGGTACCCGGGGTTCATTTACATCCTGGCAGGGTGTGCAGCGGGTGTGCTTATCCTGGTGGTGGCTTTGCCTGCAGCCATATGTTGCTGCATGAAGAGGAGACACAAGTTCATCCCTGTGCCTTCAG aggaggagaaggatgaCGGGTTGACAATGTCAGTGGTGTCCGGTGAAGGCACGAAGAGCCCCCCCAATGGAGACCGTGTCGAGGCTCAGGCTGCCCAGACCGACCGTCCTCCGAAGCCTG aTGCTGCCCAGATTGGTCAAGGTGTTGAGCCCCAGGCACTGGCAGGAGAAAACTTACCAGTGCAGATAGAAGCTGAGGAAGTGCCAGATGCTGAGGTCCTAGTTGATATGGAAAGCCAGGAAGATGCCTCAGACTGTTTCCCAGATCCAACTGATGACTGA